A genomic region of Pongo pygmaeus isolate AG05252 chromosome 7, NHGRI_mPonPyg2-v2.0_pri, whole genome shotgun sequence contains the following coding sequences:
- the LOC129042542 gene encoding translationally-controlled tumor protein-like: protein MIIYRDLISHDEMFSDIYKIREIADGLCLEVEGKMVSRTEGNIDDSLIGGNASAEGPEGEGTESTVITGVDIVMNHHLQETSFTKEAYKKYIKDYMKSIKGKLEEQRPERVKPFMTGAAEQIKHILANFKNYQFFIGENMNPGGMVVALLDYREDGVTPYMIFFKDGLEMEKC, encoded by the coding sequence ATGATTATCTACCGGGACCTCATCAGCCACGATGAGATGTTCTCCGACATCTACAAGATCCGGGAGATCGCGGACGGGTTGTGCCTGGAGGTGGAGGGGAAGATGGTCAGTAGGACAGAAGGTAACATTGATGACTCTCTCATTGGTGGAAATGCCTCCGCTGAAGGCCCCGAGGGCGAAGGTACCGAAAGCACAGTAATCACTGGTGTCGATATTGTCATGAACCATCACCTGCAGGAAACAAGTTTCACAAAAGAAGCCTACAAGAAGTACATCAAAGATTACATGAAATCAATCAAAGGGAAACTTGAAGAACAGAGACCAGAAAGAGTAAAACCTTTTATGACAGGGGCTGCAGAACAAATCAAGCACATCCTTGCTAATTTCAAAAACTACCAGTTCTTTATTGGTGAAAACATGAATCCAGGTGGCATGGTTGTTGCTCTATTGGACTACCGTGAGGATGGTGTGACCCCATATATGATTTTCTTTAAGGATggtttagaaatggaaaaatgttaa